In a single window of the uncultured Dysgonomonas sp. genome:
- a CDS encoding terminase small subunit — protein MTTVNSLIRQKRTKQQLYTDPEMLLSKAFEYFTWCEENPWLKKELMRSGEKKGEFLETPLPRPFTLSGMCVYCGISESTFMRYGKDEEMRDAAAHILGIIRQSYIEGAILGEYSATFVTNLLEDLY, from the coding sequence ATGACAACAGTAAATTCCCTAATACGCCAAAAAAGAACAAAACAACAGCTATATACCGATCCCGAAATGCTACTTTCCAAGGCATTTGAATACTTTACCTGGTGTGAAGAAAATCCGTGGCTGAAAAAAGAACTGATGCGTTCGGGCGAAAAGAAAGGTGAATTCTTAGAGACGCCCCTACCAAGACCATTTACTCTCTCGGGCATGTGTGTATACTGCGGCATCAGCGAATCTACATTTATGCGGTACGGCAAGGATGAAGAGATGCGCGATGCAGCAGCCCATATTCTGGGTATAATCCGTCAGAGCTATATCGAAGGTGCTATATTGGGAGAATATAGCGCGACATTTGTGACGAATCTGCTCGAAGATTTATATTAG
- a CDS encoding cation:proton antiporter, with protein sequence MEFVKKFRTVFFYILIIGGFSFLVYWIITQGKGLEAGRHVIDNVATGSSLQDFFDSFVSNIQHPAGILLLQITIIIVFARVFGWLFNKIGQPVVVGEIIAGIVLGPSLLGLYLPEVSEFIFPVKSLASLQVLSQIGLVLFMFIVGMELNLKVLKTKAHEAVVISHASIIIPFAAGIALAYFIYSSFAPDGISFMSFGLFLGISMSITAFPVLARIIQERGIHKTKLGAIVITCAAADDITAWCLLAAVIAIVKAGSFVSSIYTILLAIAYVAFMIKVVRPFLKKTAESLKTEKGFKQSAIAIFFLVLLCSSFVTEIIGIHALFGAFMAGVIMPSNPRFRSMFIDKIEDVALVLLLPLFFVITGLRTEIGLLNDSYLWIITGVIILVAVFGKFVGSAVAAKYVGQSWKDSLTIGTLMNTRGLMELVVLNIGYDLGVLNAEIFAMMVIMALVTTFMTGPVLNIINRVFR encoded by the coding sequence ATGGAATTTGTGAAAAAGTTCAGGACTGTATTTTTCTACATCCTCATTATCGGAGGATTTTCCTTTCTCGTTTACTGGATTATCACCCAAGGCAAAGGTCTCGAAGCCGGACGGCATGTTATAGATAATGTGGCTACAGGGAGTTCGTTACAGGATTTCTTTGATTCATTTGTTTCCAATATACAACATCCTGCGGGTATCTTGTTGTTGCAGATAACTATCATTATTGTTTTTGCACGTGTATTCGGATGGCTCTTCAATAAGATCGGACAACCCGTGGTAGTAGGTGAAATAATTGCGGGAATCGTACTCGGCCCTTCATTATTAGGGCTATACCTGCCGGAAGTATCCGAATTTATATTCCCTGTGAAATCACTTGCCAGCCTACAGGTGCTGAGTCAGATAGGACTTGTCTTGTTTATGTTTATTGTAGGTATGGAGCTCAATCTGAAGGTATTGAAGACCAAGGCTCACGAAGCTGTTGTTATCAGCCATGCCAGTATTATAATCCCTTTTGCGGCAGGTATAGCGCTTGCCTATTTCATATATTCGTCATTCGCTCCTGATGGCATTTCATTCATGTCGTTCGGTCTGTTTCTGGGTATATCGATGAGTATAACCGCATTTCCGGTGCTGGCACGCATCATTCAGGAACGCGGGATACACAAGACCAAACTGGGAGCAATTGTTATCACCTGTGCCGCGGCCGACGATATCACTGCATGGTGCCTGCTGGCAGCTGTGATTGCCATTGTGAAGGCCGGTTCGTTTGTCAGTTCTATTTATACCATCCTGCTGGCTATAGCTTATGTAGCATTTATGATAAAGGTTGTGCGTCCCTTCCTCAAAAAGACGGCAGAATCCTTAAAGACAGAAAAGGGTTTTAAACAATCGGCTATTGCCATATTCTTCCTTGTATTGCTCTGTTCTTCGTTTGTCACCGAGATTATCGGCATCCACGCCCTGTTCGGTGCATTTATGGCCGGTGTTATCATGCCTAGCAATCCACGTTTCAGGAGCATGTTTATAGACAAGATAGAAGATGTGGCCCTAGTGCTCCTGTTGCCGTTATTCTTCGTCATCACGGGGCTGCGTACCGAAATAGGATTGCTCAACGACTCTTATCTGTGGATAATAACCGGTGTGATAATCCTTGTGGCTGTATTCGGCAAGTTTGTAGGCAGCGCGGTAGCTGCAAAGTATGTAGGGCAAAGCTGGAAGGACAGTCTTACCATAGGTACATTGATGAATACACGCGGACTGATGGAACTGGTGGTACTCAATATCGGTTATGATCTGGGCGTGCTCAATGCCGAAATATTTGCCATGATGGTGATAATGGCACTGGTGACTACGTTTATGACAGGCCCGGTGCTGAATATAATAAACAGAGTATTTAGGTAA